In a single window of the Pseudomonas sp. B21-015 genome:
- a CDS encoding FecR family protein has protein sequence MTDHSLSQAQYDAITDAAAHWCMRLHAIDCTAEERLAFEQWRDAHPLHAFEYEAMLEIWDVAGDLPRPESAAPAVRVKPTTPWRTFGIAATVCALALPLAAYTGWNLGWLPNAYQHFEATENVRQVTLSDGSQVELNLGSELTFSNYKDQRRVTLKKGEAFFSVSHDLQHPFIVRAGDGRIRVTGTQFNVWMYEDQVRVNLIEGSVLVTSNDALPGDGLRLEPAMQARYRHGDFTPQISQTYANDQSLAWRSGKLVLDNLALTDALPLINRYLNKPVMLADHSTGSIRLGGIYNIKELNNLVASLPKVLPVYLTRNQDGNPVLNSMPQQAPKS, from the coding sequence ATGACCGACCACTCTCTCTCGCAAGCCCAATACGACGCCATCACCGATGCCGCTGCGCACTGGTGTATGCGGCTGCACGCCATCGACTGCACGGCCGAAGAACGCCTGGCGTTCGAGCAATGGCGTGATGCTCATCCGCTGCATGCCTTCGAGTACGAAGCCATGCTGGAGATCTGGGATGTTGCGGGGGATTTACCGCGTCCCGAATCCGCCGCGCCGGCTGTTCGGGTCAAACCGACAACGCCCTGGCGCACCTTCGGTATTGCCGCCACCGTCTGCGCCCTGGCGCTGCCACTGGCGGCGTATACCGGATGGAACCTGGGTTGGCTGCCCAATGCCTATCAGCATTTCGAGGCGACCGAGAATGTTCGTCAGGTCACGCTAAGCGACGGCAGTCAGGTTGAACTGAACCTGGGCAGTGAACTGACGTTCAGCAATTACAAGGATCAACGTCGTGTCACGCTGAAAAAAGGCGAAGCCTTCTTCAGCGTCAGCCACGACCTGCAGCACCCGTTCATTGTCAGGGCGGGCGACGGCAGGATTCGCGTCACCGGCACCCAATTCAATGTCTGGATGTATGAAGACCAGGTCCGCGTGAACCTGATCGAGGGTTCCGTGCTGGTGACCAGTAACGATGCCCTGCCCGGCGACGGTCTACGCCTGGAACCTGCGATGCAGGCACGTTACAGGCACGGCGACTTCACCCCGCAAATCAGCCAGACCTATGCCAACGATCAGTCGCTGGCCTGGCGCAGCGGTAAGCTGGTGCTTGATAATCTGGCGCTGACCGACGCCCTGCCGTTGATCAATCGTTATCTGAACAAACCGGTGATGCTTGCAGACCACAGCACCGGTTCGATTCGCCTCGGCGGTATCTACAACATCAAAGAACTCAATAACCTGGTGGCTTCGCTGCCCAAGGTGCTGCCGGTCTACCTGACCCGCAACCAGGACGGCAATCCGGTCCTCAACTCGATGCCTCAACAAGCCCCAAAAAGCTGA
- a CDS encoding acylase, with protein sequence MIISRQLTRLSLAGVFLGLSLAANARSQPEQATADIRRTGFGVPHIRAENERGLGYGIGYAYAQDNLCLLANEIVTVNGERSRYFGPDLLTVEERGNLASDLFFSWLNTPLAVSTFWQAQTLEVRELIEGYVAGYNRSLAERRVQGLPQQCQGEWVRAITPQDVVKLTRRLLVEGGVGQFAEALAGATPPKAVAHVAGEPASFQLAASRLQRFALDRGSNAVAVGSERSFNGRGMLLANPHFPWVGGMRFYQMHLTIPGKLDVMGAALPGMPMINIGFNQHLAWTHTVDSSKHFTLYRLQLDPKDPTRYLLDGKSLPMRKQTLTVNVKQPDGHTRQISHVVYSSEFGPIVQWPGKLDWNNQFAYSLRDANLDNDRVLQQWSAMNRAASLKDFQASVHKIQGIPWVNTLAVDDQGQTLYMNLSVVPNVSADKLAKCSDPRAGLQMILLDGSNSACAWDIDPHAAQKGIYAADKLPQLLRKDFVQHSNDSAWMANPAQPLTGFSPLISQDNQPLGLRSRFALERLGSLNKVGPVAAADLQHMVMDDQVYQAALVMPDLLQFCAADLGPDAPTLTPLCASLKAWDHRVNLDSGLGFVHFQNVMVPLQRIPDLWRVAFDPKDPQHTPRGLAIERPKVAKAVRTAMLASVEKVKTLGLKADSRWGDIQVASSGGEQTPIHGGPGTLGVYNAIQSVPRTDGKREVVSGTSYLQVVTFDDKGPQVQGLLAFSLSSDPASKYSRDQTQAFSKKQLSVLPFTEQQITADPQYQAQTIREQDEKAGKIAAQ encoded by the coding sequence GTGATTATTTCCAGGCAGTTAACAAGGTTGAGCCTTGCGGGTGTGTTTCTGGGGCTGAGTCTTGCGGCAAACGCGCGTAGCCAGCCAGAGCAAGCGACGGCCGACATTCGTCGAACCGGTTTCGGCGTGCCACATATTCGGGCCGAAAACGAGCGTGGGCTCGGCTACGGCATCGGCTATGCCTACGCTCAGGACAATCTGTGCTTGCTGGCCAATGAGATCGTCACCGTCAATGGCGAGCGTTCACGGTATTTTGGCCCGGACCTGTTGACGGTCGAAGAGCGCGGGAACCTGGCCAGCGATCTGTTTTTCAGCTGGCTGAACACGCCACTGGCTGTCTCCACCTTCTGGCAGGCGCAAACGCTTGAAGTCCGTGAGCTCATCGAAGGTTATGTGGCGGGTTACAACCGTTCGTTGGCAGAGCGTCGGGTGCAGGGGTTGCCGCAGCAATGCCAGGGGGAATGGGTGCGCGCGATTACCCCCCAGGACGTGGTCAAGCTGACCCGCCGTCTGCTGGTCGAAGGCGGCGTGGGGCAGTTTGCCGAAGCGTTGGCCGGCGCCACCCCGCCTAAAGCCGTCGCTCATGTGGCAGGCGAACCGGCGTCGTTCCAGCTGGCGGCTTCGCGCCTGCAACGGTTCGCTCTGGATCGCGGCAGCAACGCAGTGGCGGTCGGCAGTGAGCGCTCGTTCAACGGCCGCGGAATGCTGCTGGCCAACCCGCATTTCCCTTGGGTGGGCGGGATGCGTTTCTATCAGATGCACCTGACCATTCCCGGCAAACTGGACGTCATGGGCGCTGCGTTGCCAGGTATGCCCATGATCAACATCGGGTTCAACCAGCACCTGGCGTGGACCCACACCGTGGATTCGTCCAAGCACTTCACCCTGTATCGCCTGCAACTCGATCCAAAGGACCCGACCCGTTACTTGCTGGATGGCAAGTCCTTGCCGATGAGAAAGCAGACGCTGACAGTCAACGTGAAGCAACCCGATGGCCACACCCGGCAGATTTCCCATGTGGTCTATAGCTCGGAATTCGGCCCGATTGTGCAATGGCCCGGAAAACTGGACTGGAACAACCAGTTTGCCTACAGCCTGCGCGATGCCAACCTGGATAACGACCGTGTCTTGCAGCAGTGGTCCGCGATGAACCGTGCCGCCAGCCTCAAGGATTTTCAGGCCTCGGTGCACAAGATTCAGGGGATCCCGTGGGTCAATACCCTGGCGGTGGACGATCAGGGGCAGACGCTTTACATGAACCTGTCGGTGGTGCCGAACGTCAGTGCCGACAAGTTGGCAAAATGCAGCGATCCACGGGCCGGATTACAGATGATCCTGCTCGATGGCTCCAACAGCGCCTGCGCCTGGGACATCGACCCGCACGCCGCGCAAAAAGGTATTTATGCGGCAGACAAATTGCCGCAACTGCTGCGCAAGGATTTTGTGCAGCACTCCAACGATTCGGCCTGGATGGCCAACCCGGCACAACCGCTCACCGGTTTCTCGCCGTTGATCAGTCAGGACAACCAGCCACTGGGGCTGCGTTCGCGTTTCGCACTGGAGCGCCTGGGCAGTTTGAACAAGGTCGGCCCTGTCGCTGCGGCGGATCTGCAACACATGGTGATGGACGATCAGGTGTATCAGGCAGCCCTGGTGATGCCGGACCTGCTGCAATTCTGTGCCGCGGACCTCGGCCCCGATGCGCCGACGCTGACGCCGCTGTGTGCCAGCCTCAAGGCGTGGGATCACCGTGTGAATCTGGATAGTGGGCTGGGCTTTGTGCACTTTCAGAATGTCATGGTGCCGTTGCAGCGAATCCCTGACCTCTGGCGTGTAGCGTTCGATCCGAAGGACCCGCAACACACTCCACGTGGCCTGGCGATCGAACGGCCGAAAGTCGCCAAAGCGGTCCGGACGGCGATGCTGGCCTCGGTAGAAAAGGTCAAAACCCTTGGCTTGAAGGCTGACAGCCGCTGGGGCGATATCCAGGTGGCCAGCAGTGGCGGGGAGCAAACGCCGATCCACGGTGGGCCGGGCACGCTGGGGGTGTATAACGCCATTCAAAGCGTGCCGAGAACCGACGGCAAACGTGAAGTCGTCAGTGGCACCAGCTATTTGCAGGTGGTGACGTTCGATGACAAGGGGCCGCAGGTTCAGGGGTTGCTGGCATTCTCGTTGTCCAGCGACCCGGCGTCGAAGTATTCCCGGGACCAGACACAGGCCTTTTCGAAGAAACAGTTGAGTGTGTTGCCGTTCACCGAGCAGCAGATCACGGCTGATCCGCAGTACCAGGCTCAGACGATCCGCGAGCAGGATGAAAAAGCGGGGAAGATCGCCGCGCAGTAA
- a CDS encoding fe2+ zn2+ uptake regulation protein, translating into MYNPQLPTDGSHAPKNTSMGSGVFNQQTERHGNERIRFLLKSFGLRTSLIRLKVIDALLTAAESDRSLGVRGVHSHLLDLDIPLSFLSVREVLKRLCGEGVITLNPDKSYSLHPQAAAVLYSEPSGRGASLKA; encoded by the coding sequence ATGTACAACCCGCAACTGCCAACGGACGGTAGCCATGCGCCAAAGAACACCTCGATGGGTTCCGGCGTTTTCAATCAACAGACCGAACGCCACGGCAACGAACGGATCAGGTTTCTGCTCAAAAGCTTTGGCCTGCGAACCAGCCTGATTCGCCTGAAAGTCATCGACGCCTTGCTGACCGCCGCCGAAAGCGACCGCAGCCTGGGCGTGCGCGGCGTGCACAGCCACTTGCTGGACCTGGACATTCCCCTGTCCTTTCTCAGTGTCCGCGAAGTGTTGAAACGCTTGTGCGGTGAAGGCGTGATTACCCTCAACCCAGACAAAAGCTACAGCCTGCATCCACAGGCTGCCGCCGTCCTTTATAGCGAGCCATCCGGCCGGGGGGCGTCGCTCAAGGCTTGA
- a CDS encoding MFS transporter codes for MHKPLIDISPPRLLGFCLAITLFELLTYMASDMIMPAMLTVTHQLDATPNHVPYAFNLYLIGGILLQWLIGPLSDHFGRRTMLLIGCAVFSLACASAFHVQSILAFNGLRLIQGMGLGFVIAVSYPALQEVFCEADAVKIMALLGNVALLSPLLGPLLGSLALEWLSWRELFLVLGVGGATVWLGLYLFMPETVGTLRHDGQQLAAVPFEWGGTVRRYAALLTNTPFLSAAVALGLMSLPLIAWIGLAPLLLIQSQGLSPLQYGLWQIPVFAAVILGNLILNRLIANTELPQLIRYALWPFCGGLIALVAITFTGASTVLLISGLSIYAIGLGMSNAALYRLALFSSDDSKGLVSAMIGMLSIAVMGSGGSILAALGAADSLEAFALMAGLMGLLCLLPLRLFLRRSHIALAV; via the coding sequence ATGCACAAGCCTTTGATAGATATAAGCCCGCCTCGATTACTTGGGTTTTGTCTTGCAATCACTCTTTTCGAACTTCTGACTTATATGGCCAGCGATATGATCATGCCGGCCATGTTGACTGTAACCCATCAACTGGATGCCACCCCGAACCACGTTCCTTATGCCTTCAATCTTTACTTGATTGGCGGCATTCTTCTGCAATGGCTTATCGGTCCGCTGTCCGATCACTTCGGTCGTCGCACGATGCTGCTCATCGGTTGTGCGGTGTTCTCTCTGGCCTGTGCCTCAGCGTTCCATGTGCAGAGCATCCTTGCCTTCAACGGCTTGCGCCTGATTCAGGGCATGGGGTTGGGATTCGTCATCGCTGTCAGTTATCCAGCCCTGCAAGAAGTTTTCTGCGAAGCCGACGCGGTAAAAATCATGGCGTTGCTGGGGAACGTTGCGCTGCTCTCCCCGCTGCTCGGCCCCCTGCTCGGCAGCCTGGCACTGGAATGGCTTTCCTGGCGGGAGTTGTTTTTAGTGTTGGGTGTCGGCGGCGCGACGGTCTGGCTCGGGCTTTACCTGTTCATGCCGGAAACCGTGGGCACCTTGCGCCATGACGGTCAACAATTGGCTGCTGTGCCCTTTGAATGGGGCGGCACCGTGCGCCGATACGCCGCTTTGCTCACCAACACGCCATTCCTGAGCGCTGCCGTCGCCCTGGGACTCATGAGCCTGCCGTTGATTGCCTGGATCGGCTTGGCGCCACTCTTGCTGATCCAGAGCCAGGGGCTTTCTCCTCTGCAGTATGGCCTGTGGCAAATCCCGGTATTTGCGGCCGTCATTCTCGGCAATCTGATACTCAACCGATTGATTGCCAACACTGAACTGCCCCAACTGATCCGATACGCGCTCTGGCCATTTTGCGGCGGGCTCATTGCCTTGGTCGCCATCACGTTCACCGGCGCTTCAACGGTACTGCTGATCAGTGGCCTGTCGATATATGCCATCGGTCTTGGCATGAGCAATGCCGCGCTGTACCGGCTTGCCCTGTTTTCCAGCGACGACAGCAAAGGCCTGGTCTCGGCCATGATCGGCATGCTCTCCATCGCCGTCATGGGTAGTGGCGGCTCGATTCTCGCGGCACTGGGTGCCGCTGACAGCCTTGAAGCCTTCGCCCTGATGGCCGGTCTCATGGGGCTCTTGTGCCTGTTGCCCTTGCGACTGTTTCTGCGGCGCTCTCACATCGCGCTGGCCGTCTGA
- a CDS encoding acyl-protein synthase, which translates to MIHLPHTDALCALTQPYCLDSVPEGLFDRAMGEISLFHCHHTPGYERWLNANDLDAHALETLDDWSRLPPIFANYFKRHLVFGPTGEDALELTSSGTSGQKSRMRYDHRSMAAAQGMVSHIFRHYGWDTPDSPCNYLLLSYEPESAITLGTAYTDQFLCSYAPVNRVVYGLRVTGKGHEFDLFGVIRALQEFAEEGLPVRILGFPAFLSHALQRMEDTCVADLQLPAQSLVFLGGGWKTQAAQEIPLHRLYARINRQLGIDLSRCRDGYGAVEHAVPYIQCAHHHFHVPIYSKVFVRNPSCFTVQPYGQRGLLEFVSPYISSSPAHAVVMGDLASLHPGTSCGCGLTTDWFELHGRAGTTTSRSCAMAASELIGGV; encoded by the coding sequence ATGATCCATCTACCCCACACCGATGCGCTTTGCGCGTTAACGCAACCCTATTGTCTGGACTCCGTGCCGGAAGGCCTGTTCGACCGGGCCATGGGCGAAATCAGCCTGTTTCATTGCCATCACACGCCTGGATACGAACGCTGGCTGAACGCCAATGATCTCGATGCCCACGCCCTGGAAACACTGGATGACTGGTCAAGGCTGCCACCGATTTTTGCCAATTACTTCAAACGTCACTTGGTGTTCGGCCCTACAGGCGAAGACGCGCTGGAGCTGACATCGTCCGGCACCAGCGGCCAGAAGAGTCGCATGCGCTACGATCATCGCAGCATGGCCGCGGCACAAGGCATGGTAAGCCACATTTTCCGGCATTACGGCTGGGATACCCCGGACAGCCCCTGCAATTACCTCCTGCTGAGCTACGAGCCCGAGTCTGCCATCACGTTGGGAACGGCCTACACCGATCAGTTTCTTTGCAGCTATGCCCCCGTCAACCGAGTCGTGTACGGCTTGCGCGTCACCGGCAAAGGCCACGAATTCGACCTTTTCGGTGTGATTCGTGCCTTGCAGGAGTTTGCCGAAGAAGGATTGCCCGTTCGCATTCTCGGTTTTCCGGCGTTCCTTTCCCATGCGCTTCAACGCATGGAGGACACCTGTGTGGCCGATTTGCAGTTGCCTGCCCAGTCACTGGTGTTTCTGGGGGGTGGCTGGAAAACCCAGGCAGCACAGGAAATTCCCCTGCATCGGTTGTATGCCCGAATCAACCGGCAATTGGGTATCGACCTGTCCCGCTGTCGGGACGGTTACGGCGCCGTAGAGCATGCCGTGCCCTATATCCAGTGTGCCCACCATCATTTTCATGTACCGATTTACTCGAAGGTTTTCGTGCGCAACCCATCCTGTTTCACGGTCCAGCCATACGGCCAGCGTGGCTTGCTGGAGTTCGTCTCACCGTACATTTCGTCCAGCCCTGCCCATGCTGTGGTCATGGGCGATCTGGCGTCATTGCACCCCGGCACAAGTTGCGGATGCGGCCTGACGACCGATTGGTTCGAGTTGCATGGACGTGCCGGCACCACCACCAGTCGCAGCTGTGCCATGGCCGCTTCTGAACTGATCGGAGGCGTTTGA
- a CDS encoding aldehyde dehydrogenase family protein — translation MYLINGQLRDDVTPESALELLRKSLPRLLSSPIDSDTVIESAAHFATQLQTRSLDLSLDDDQYQGLIDFCQRSNLSTKLERELGQQPRSLRRIDYRQPSFESWHPLGLVVHITPGNAPMLAFCAILESLLAGNINWLRPSSSDQGLTARLLAALARCDTSGRLAEFVAVLPVNTSCIAQLCAKADGVSAWGAETALKAIRQQIPAGCRWIDWGHKVSFAYLSPDAATPSALDALADEVCLLDQQACSSPQWVLVDSNDPVVLRDLGERLAEAFKRRALHWPALVPTDQEASEITTRTAMAQLDQCFNHQTGQVWAGPGWRVIWEHHQTLAPSPLFRTILLKPVPRSLLTETLQPWRAVLQSCALMCPLAETPALVRTLVNAGVSRIAPCESIHDGYAGEPHDGVYALSRLSRRLSVSLPPDVLTGRATLDPVPSAPDRAHGPIMDKNAFTTQPIGPEAQLYFRSGGSSGTPALAGFSYRDFQRQMRAAADGMFCVGLDPSQDRVMNLFYGGNLYGGFFSFSNILEQMDVVHLPMGAPQDDDFSEVARLIVEQRVNVLIGMPSTLHRLFLKEQARLHAYAGIGKVFLGGEHPGEASRRLMESCGVSTIRSALYGSVDAGPLGHACRATADGVFHLMCETQHLEIVQLEQDVPVQANEIGRLLFTSRARQGQHVHRYDIGDTGRWIPGACPCGLETPRFELLQRHGKLVRIGTEFISPSALEHSVAIPIQIVLDHTADGIERMRVLADADPAWVHERLLTHEALANAVSSALLVVEVTACAEHSFTRNKHSGKNPLVIDRRK, via the coding sequence ATGTACCTGATCAATGGCCAGTTGCGTGACGACGTCACCCCGGAAAGCGCCCTGGAACTCCTTCGGAAATCATTGCCTCGACTGCTTTCTTCACCGATCGATAGCGACACCGTCATCGAGTCCGCCGCTCACTTTGCCACGCAGTTGCAAACTCGTAGCCTGGATCTGTCCCTCGACGATGATCAATACCAGGGGCTCATCGATTTCTGCCAACGCAGCAACCTGAGCACTAAACTTGAGCGGGAACTGGGCCAGCAACCGCGTTCGCTGCGACGCATCGATTACCGCCAGCCGAGCTTCGAAAGCTGGCATCCGTTGGGGCTGGTGGTGCATATCACCCCGGGCAATGCGCCGATGCTGGCGTTCTGCGCGATCCTCGAAAGCCTGTTGGCCGGCAACATCAACTGGCTTCGCCCCAGCTCCAGCGATCAGGGTTTGACCGCGCGGTTGCTCGCCGCGCTTGCGCGGTGCGACACCAGCGGCAGACTGGCCGAATTCGTAGCGGTTCTGCCGGTGAACACCTCTTGCATCGCTCAACTCTGCGCCAAGGCCGACGGGGTATCCGCCTGGGGCGCAGAAACGGCGCTTAAAGCGATCCGTCAGCAAATCCCGGCCGGCTGTCGCTGGATCGATTGGGGTCACAAGGTCAGCTTCGCCTATCTGTCACCTGACGCGGCGACCCCTTCGGCGCTCGACGCGTTGGCGGATGAAGTCTGCCTTCTGGATCAACAAGCGTGCTCCAGCCCTCAATGGGTACTGGTGGACAGCAACGATCCGGTGGTCCTGCGCGACCTGGGAGAACGTCTGGCCGAAGCGTTCAAACGCCGCGCCCTCCACTGGCCGGCGTTGGTGCCGACAGACCAGGAAGCTTCGGAAATCACCACTCGCACTGCCATGGCGCAGCTCGATCAATGCTTCAACCATCAGACCGGTCAGGTGTGGGCCGGTCCCGGATGGCGTGTCATCTGGGAGCATCACCAGACGCTCGCGCCGTCGCCGCTGTTTCGTACGATTCTGCTCAAACCAGTGCCGCGGTCTCTGCTCACCGAAACGCTGCAGCCCTGGCGCGCTGTCCTGCAAAGCTGCGCGTTGATGTGCCCCTTGGCAGAAACCCCCGCGCTCGTTCGAACATTGGTCAATGCCGGCGTCAGCCGCATTGCGCCTTGCGAGTCGATCCATGACGGCTACGCCGGTGAGCCCCACGATGGCGTCTACGCACTGTCGCGCCTGAGTCGCCGTCTATCGGTGAGTTTGCCCCCGGATGTCTTGACGGGCCGTGCAACGCTCGACCCGGTTCCGTCTGCCCCCGACAGGGCCCATGGCCCGATCATGGACAAAAACGCCTTCACGACCCAGCCAATCGGCCCAGAAGCACAGCTGTACTTCCGCTCCGGCGGTAGTAGCGGGACCCCGGCCCTGGCCGGTTTCAGCTATCGCGACTTTCAACGGCAAATGCGTGCCGCAGCGGATGGCATGTTCTGCGTCGGGCTCGATCCGTCACAGGACCGGGTGATGAACCTGTTCTACGGCGGCAACCTCTATGGTGGTTTTTTCAGTTTTTCAAACATTCTCGAGCAGATGGACGTTGTGCATTTGCCCATGGGCGCGCCCCAGGACGATGACTTTAGCGAAGTCGCCCGACTGATCGTGGAGCAGCGTGTCAACGTGCTGATCGGCATGCCCAGTACGCTGCATCGCTTGTTCCTCAAAGAGCAGGCCCGACTTCACGCCTATGCCGGTATCGGCAAAGTATTCCTTGGCGGCGAGCATCCGGGAGAGGCCAGCCGGCGTCTGATGGAAAGCTGTGGGGTGTCGACGATTCGCTCTGCCCTTTATGGCTCCGTCGATGCAGGCCCCCTGGGGCATGCCTGTCGGGCAACGGCGGACGGCGTGTTTCACTTGATGTGCGAAACCCAGCATCTGGAAATCGTTCAGCTCGAACAGGATGTGCCGGTGCAGGCCAATGAGATCGGCCGCCTGCTGTTTACGTCCCGCGCCCGGCAAGGTCAGCACGTGCACCGATATGACATCGGCGACACCGGGCGCTGGATACCTGGAGCCTGCCCGTGCGGACTGGAGACGCCACGATTCGAACTGCTGCAACGGCACGGCAAACTGGTGCGGATTGGCACGGAATTCATTTCCCCTTCGGCGCTGGAACACAGCGTGGCAATACCGATTCAAATTGTTCTGGACCACACCGCCGACGGGATCGAACGAATGCGCGTTCTAGCGGATGCGGACCCCGCCTGGGTACACGAAAGGCTGCTGACTCACGAAGCCTTGGCGAATGCGGTGAGTTCTGCACTTTTAGTTGTGGAAGTGACAGCGTGCGCCGAACACTCATTCACCCGAAACAAACACAGCGGAAAAAATCCATTAGTTATCGACCGACGAAAATAA
- a CDS encoding phenylacetate--CoA ligase family protein has translation MKSTCLFEQLVRHVRQHSNFYGKHLKHLPTEGFTLKNLPLTHAADYWAGSNDLGHWPVLTANVDDALVFKTGGSTSQGKLAVYSYEEWQTLVSTFGSSLSSQLNKGDRIANLFFSGDLYASFLFIHDALAHVGQSICEFPFTGDVELDVLADAIARHQINVLAGVPAQLLRFAAYLAQHRRVLFGVETLLYGGESLFAPQLAILGEVFPNARIASIGYASVDAGLIGASDRDCALGEHRVFEQQTLLEIVDEHTGEVIEECDRTGLLVLTNLTRRLMPLLRYPVGDRACWREPTATPRRKFALKGRSAHSQRIRVGVLSLFTEEIHEIVQRVAHSEQWQLLIEQAGPKDLLSVKWVPEPQLQTVEPVRRALCEALLARYPAIDDLSHEGLLELRVLPCATTDLELHPRSGKQLRVLDLRVYDVPPLEFA, from the coding sequence GTGAAATCAACCTGCTTGTTTGAACAACTAGTTCGTCATGTACGACAACACTCAAACTTTTACGGCAAACACCTGAAACATTTGCCCACGGAAGGTTTTACTTTAAAAAACTTACCATTAACCCATGCGGCCGACTATTGGGCCGGCAGCAACGATTTGGGTCATTGGCCGGTTCTGACCGCAAACGTCGACGATGCGCTGGTGTTTAAAACCGGAGGTTCGACCAGTCAGGGCAAGCTTGCGGTTTACTCCTACGAGGAATGGCAAACACTGGTCAGTACCTTCGGAAGCAGTCTCTCCTCTCAACTGAACAAGGGTGACCGGATCGCCAATCTGTTCTTTTCAGGGGATCTCTACGCCAGTTTTCTGTTTATTCACGACGCCCTGGCCCATGTCGGGCAATCCATCTGTGAGTTTCCGTTTACCGGAGACGTCGAGCTGGACGTACTGGCAGATGCCATCGCACGACACCAGATCAACGTTCTGGCCGGAGTGCCGGCACAGTTACTGCGATTCGCGGCCTACCTGGCGCAGCATCGGCGGGTGTTATTTGGGGTCGAGACGCTGCTGTATGGCGGCGAAAGCCTGTTTGCCCCGCAGCTGGCAATCCTCGGCGAAGTGTTCCCCAACGCCCGCATCGCCTCCATTGGCTATGCCAGCGTAGACGCCGGGCTCATAGGCGCCAGCGATCGCGACTGTGCATTGGGCGAGCATCGGGTATTCGAACAGCAAACCCTGCTGGAAATCGTCGATGAACACACCGGTGAAGTGATTGAAGAATGCGATCGCACCGGGTTGTTGGTACTGACCAACCTGACACGCCGGCTCATGCCGCTGCTGCGCTATCCGGTGGGCGACCGTGCCTGTTGGCGTGAACCGACCGCAACCCCGAGGCGTAAATTCGCCCTCAAGGGACGTAGCGCTCACAGTCAACGAATACGAGTAGGTGTGCTGTCGCTGTTCACCGAAGAAATACACGAGATCGTTCAGCGTGTAGCGCACAGCGAGCAATGGCAATTGCTGATCGAACAGGCCGGCCCCAAGGATCTGTTGAGCGTGAAGTGGGTGCCCGAACCTCAGTTACAAACCGTCGAGCCGGTGCGTCGCGCATTGTGTGAAGCGCTGCTTGCCCGCTACCCCGCCATCGACGACCTGAGCCACGAAGGTCTGCTGGAGTTGCGGGTACTGCCCTGCGCAACCACAGACCTGGAGCTTCATCCTCGCTCGGGCAAACAACTGCGGGTGCTGGATTTGCGAGTGTATGACGTTCCCCCACTGGAGTTCGCGTGA
- a CDS encoding GNAT family N-acetyltransferase: protein MTRLIVRAYRPSDAGAVSRLFREVYGDHYAQPDVYLPAMISQHNAEGRWQSMLAVDDARVLGHAALRLETPSNTAELALSVVHPAAQGQSLATRLSRELLRQSGALGLKSVSIKQVTHHPYTQRMAEKIGFYSTGLLPDYVPSPFAEPLPETIVMGCHMIDGHTRPLPDIPWPESCRTFMQHLCSVFGTHQDKASPPAMPLQIKQHQHRYDIVIQRLNRHLLEQLWRLPSHWLLSARLELSRYFARDLRRFSALGFAFTGLMPMPGDNGWFALFHRGAQSRSLNLHCPHMQQLHDNLQLNANTTSTHSSAKALNAVRSAA, encoded by the coding sequence ATGACCCGGTTGATAGTTCGCGCCTACCGTCCCTCCGACGCCGGTGCGGTGAGCCGGTTGTTCCGAGAAGTCTACGGCGATCATTACGCTCAGCCAGATGTCTACTTGCCGGCCATGATCAGCCAGCACAACGCCGAGGGTCGCTGGCAATCGATGCTGGCCGTGGACGACGCCCGCGTCCTCGGGCATGCCGCGTTGCGACTCGAAACGCCTTCGAATACCGCGGAGCTGGCCCTCAGCGTGGTGCATCCCGCCGCCCAGGGACAGAGTCTCGCAACCCGTCTGAGCCGCGAGTTACTGAGGCAGTCAGGTGCTCTGGGGCTCAAGAGCGTCTCGATCAAGCAAGTGACCCACCACCCCTACACTCAACGCATGGCAGAAAAAATCGGCTTCTACAGTACAGGACTGCTTCCTGACTACGTCCCTTCGCCATTCGCTGAACCACTGCCGGAAACCATTGTGATGGGCTGTCACATGATCGACGGACACACCCGTCCTCTCCCCGACATCCCTTGGCCCGAAAGCTGCCGGACGTTTATGCAGCACCTGTGCTCGGTGTTCGGAACCCATCAGGACAAGGCGTCACCACCGGCGATGCCCTTGCAAATCAAGCAACACCAACATCGGTACGACATTGTGATTCAGCGCTTGAACAGACACTTGCTCGAGCAGCTCTGGCGACTGCCCAGTCACTGGCTGCTCTCGGCCAGACTCGAACTGTCCCGGTACTTCGCCCGGGATCTGCGCAGATTTTCGGCGCTGGGCTTCGCCTTCACCGGCCTGATGCCCATGCCGGGCGACAATGGCTGGTTCGCCCTGTTTCATCGAGGTGCCCAGTCTCGATCCCTCAACCTGCACTGCCCACACATGCAACAGTTACATGACAACTTACAGCTGAACGCCAATACCACGAGCACACACAGTAGCGCCAAAGCACTGAATGCAGTGCGCTCAGCCGCTTGA